The DNA segment gcagcagctgcagcagtgcTTCAAGCTGCTCGAGAGCTGCGACCACGACTACGAGCGGTACAAGCGCGCCCAGGCCCGCCTGCGCCAGGAGCAGCCACCCGCCCGCGACGACTTCATGCAGGACATACGCCGGCTGCGGGCCCAGATCCATCGCAACAGCGACAAGCAGCGCAAGGAGCGGGCGCAGGGAACCAAAGACGAGGAGGAGAAGCAGCCAGAACTGCACGAGGATGAGGCTGAGGAGGAGGCtaaggagaaggagaagcaAGAGACTGCAGCAGATCCCACAGAAACTCTGCCGTCCAAGTCCCCCGAAAAGGAGGAGAAGCAAAAAGAGCAGGAggagcccaagcccaagcccgaGGCAGACTCCAGCTCCAGTTCCAGTGGCCAGCGACGTCGCAAGCGCAGCGGCTCCAGGCGCAGCTCCGTGGTGCCCACGGCCAACGCGCAGATCCTCAACCTGCACTACATGTACAGCTTCCTGCAAATGCTAGTCTTCACTGTCATCGGCCTCACCGTGCGCAAGCTCTTCTTCCTCAGCTTCACGCAGGGCTGCGTGATTGCGCCCACCATCTGCTCGAAGGTGTGGTACCACCGCCAGCGCAACATCTTCTGGTCCGTCTCGCTGGCCGTCTTCCTGCTCAGCATGTTCGATCCGGGCATGGTGGTAAGTTCTGGACAATGCCTAATGCTATATATATGCCAAACCTTATGATGTGTACTCCTTCATCCTGCCAAGAACATACGCGAGGAGTATTTCCCCACGCGTTATACCCAGAGCGGCGACGACCTGGATAGCATGCTCGAGTGGATCAAGCTGAACACGGAGCGGGATGCGGTCTTCGCCGGACCCGTGGAGATCATCGGCACCGTGCACCTGACCACCAAGCGGCCCATAGTCAACCATGCGCACCTGGAGATGCGTCAGATGGCGTGAGTAGACGTGGTGGTCCCGATAAGAACGAGATAGCTTATCTTTCCCGCTCTCTTTGGCGTCCGCACCCATCTCCATGTCCATGTGCATGCCCATTCACTAACGGACCCTTCTTCCGCCTTTGCAGGGACCGCACGGAGCACGTGTACTCGGTGTACAGTCGCCAGCAGTCGTCGGACATCTACAACCAGTGCGCCCAGCTGAAGATCCAGTACTTGATCATATCGCTGGACGAGTGTACCAACGAAGTGCGGTGAGTAGGTAGATGTAGATGATGAGCAGACGAAGTCATCGAGATGTGCACTTGGAGTGAACGATGGGCGGGCAAAGTAAAGACtcttaattaatttgcttatACAAATGTTTGACTAAGAGGTTACCCCTAGTTTagtagaaaaaataaactgttttcgcattttgtttaacaaaaactaCTGAACGGTTAGAAACAATCAATATTTACTCTAACATCACTTATactaaattcaatttggtCAATTTTGTATGGCAAAACATTGAATAAttatgtatgttttaatgctaAATGTCCTTTCTCTGATTTTATTTGATCGGTGATCgtctaaaaccaaaaaattttgaatgtcAATATTTATCAGTAAAACAAAGGATcgagttaaaattttaaggacGCATTATAGGAAAgctatacttttaaaatatgcaaaaaataacatttatttaaagttaaaaattctaaaacaagCACTTAAACTCATAAAAACATATCAATTAATGTTACGAATTTCCATTGCAGCGACGATTGCGATCTGCTGGCCATTTGGGATGACAAGCAGCCGGCGTACCAGAAGTACCCCCAGTTCTGCCACGAGCTGCTCCACAAGAACGTGCCCAGCTTCCTGAAGGTGTACGCCAACGAGCACTACGGCATCATCAAGATGTTCTCGCAGAGCGTGCAGATCAACCTCAAGCACAACAAGATGCCCGAGATGTCCATATAGTAGTGGCTGGAGGCGGGATAGTGGGACGGGAGGATGGAGGATGGAGGAACCGACTGTGTTGTGTTGTGCGTAGCTGTGTGACTAGGGACTAGCATTTTACGATGTCTGTGTATTATGATTACGTTTAGTATTGCTGTTCCCCGTCCCACGATTTCCGCCCAACTCCTGCTCCATATATAGGATAAAGGATAGCAGGAGGAGGCCCTTCCGCTAGATAGCTAGATAGCAAACTGAATTGGATGCGTTTAGCAGCTTGACTTGTTTCTGTTCCGCTCGACCTCGTTTGGATTTCGATTTGGATCATTCCCCGCGCCCCTCGCATTTGAATAAGTTAATCTAGCCGTACGGACCGACTCTAAACTCTAAAATCTAATTACTTTCGTTAAGTTTAAGCTAAGCTTTTTACATTTATGTAGTATATATTATGACGTGTGGTCGGGGAAGTGGCAGGAAGTGGATGTATCTGAGCATGTGTCCCCGGAAACCACGATACCAGGCCGAAAAATTAAACTGGGCGAAGCGCATTTGCCAGGCAAtaagtgaaataaaatgataaaGTTGAACAGTCAGGTGTGTTTTTGTTACCCTACCGTTTAGTTTTTCCcgttttgtttataaaattttatttatgctttattctaaaaagttttatttttaaataagcatattaaaattatagtttttccttaatatttaatcactatattatttaaattgtgtatGTAAAGACTAGTTTTGCTTACCAATAAAAcggtgttttattttaatatatttttctagaagtatattttataatatatatttattttaagtaagtttacaatttttatatcaaaattttataaatcaaatagTAGATATTGTAACGGTATTTTGGATGGATGGATGATGGATTTTCAAACTGTTAGCATGCGGTCACACTAACGTTTACCAACACTGGACAAAAACAGACGCATTTTCGCAATcacacaaatataaattattgtgAATTTTCCGCAATTAAAGCGGCCCAGCACCCATTGCCAAGATGCTTTACCTGGAGGACTACCTGGAGATGATCGAGCACCTGCCGCAGGAGCTGCGCGACCGCTTCACGGAGATGCGCGAACTGGATCTCGCCGTTCAGAGTGAGTAATCCTGACCAGCTTCCATCTACCTGTACCATTGCACATCTGAATCTGTCAACAGACAACATGGACTCTCTGGACAAGAAGGCGCACCTATTCTTCAAACAGTGCAAGCGCGATGAGCTGCAGCACGAGTCCATGGACACGGAGTTTCACAGCCTGCGCGGCGAGTACTTCAAGGTGATGGAGGACGCGGACGAGAAGGTGGCCATTGCCACCCAGATCCACGAGCTAGTGGAGCGCTACCTGCGCCGCCTGGACAGCGAGCTCTTCAAGTTCAAGTGCGAGCTGGAGGCGGACAACAACGGCATTACCGAGATCCTCGAGCGTCGCTCCCTGGAGCTGGACGGCAACTCCACGGCCGCCACCGCCCTGCTGCTCAGCATGAACCAGAAGGAGAATCGCTACTTCGGCGCCAGTTCGGCCAACAGTCTGGTCAACAGCTCGGCCGGCGGCCATGGTGTCCCATCCGGCCCATCCGCCACCGGCTCCTCCTCGGCCATTGCCCTGGTCAGCGGAGCCACTGGATCAGGATCGGGAGCCCTGGCCAGCATCTCCACGGCCCAGCTCAGCTCCAGCCAGCGGCACCGCAAGCTGGAGAAGCGGCGCGAGACTATCTGCACCGTGCCCGTGCAGGAGAAGCGCGCCAATCTCAACCAATCGCTGCCCGTGGTCACCACTGCCCCGGTGctggcctcctcctcctcttctgCCTCTGCGGCTCCTGGTGCCCTGGCCAGCGTCACAGCCGCCCAGTCGCAGGCCTCCAATCACATTGGCAGCCTGGCCACCACACATCTTAGCCTGTCCGTATCCGTGGGCGTcagtgtgggcgtggccggcgGCAGTGGCAACCTGcccggcagcagcagctcaatGGCAGCCGGAACGGGCTCCCTGGTGCGCCAGCTGCCCACAAACCTGGCGCACAGCGTGCTAAGCAGCACAGGCGGAGCCGTAACGGCAGCGGGCGGAGTGGCAGGCGGCACTGGAGCCACACCGGTGGTCACAGGAGCAACCGCGGGCCATGGACATGGCGGCGGAGCCACAGTCACCTACAACCTGCAGCAACTGGGCGGAGGAGCGGCCGCCTCCAGTGCCATTGCGGCGGCAGCCAGCCAGGCGATTGTGGCCACGCAGCAGATGCAGCAGGGTCGGCGCACGGCCAGCCTGAAGGCCAGCTACGAGGCCATCCACGGCACGGCGGGCACCACGGCGGAGTTCTGGTCGCAGGCGGGCCAGGGCGGTGGCCTGCCGCAGTCCGCGGGCGGAGCGGTTGCAGTGGCGGCCGGCACGGCACTAACCACCAGCGGagcagctggaggaggagctggcACCGGCGGATCACACCACTCGCACCACTCACAGTCgcaccacagcagcagcagcagcagccatgGCCACGGACACGGACATGGTCACGGCCATGGACATGGGCATGGCCATGGGCAccacagcagcggcagcggacATGGCAGCGGTCACCACCACCAGGAGAAGAAGCAGAAGAAGAAGCTGACCACTGCGCTGGCGGTGCCCTCGTCGCTGGCCGTTCAGCCGCTGGCCGGCTCCTCGTCCGGCAACTCCATTggctccgcctcctcctcgaTGAGCGTGGAGTCGGTGGACATGCTCTCCACGGCTATGGCTGCAGCGGCTGCAGCGGCCTCAACAAATCTTTCAACTGGTGGCCTGCCCCATGGAACGCTGACCATGGCTGGCGGTGGAGCAGCCCCAGGAGCTGGCTTGACGACGGCCAATGCCGCTGGCAGTGTCACCGGCGTGGCTGCCATGACCCTGCCcaccaacaacagcagcaccgCCAGCGCCACCGCCACAATGCCGCCCGGCACCAGTCTGATCATCAACGAGAACGGACTCATGGTGGAGCAGACCAACGAGGGCGAGTGGTCGTACGATCCCAACGAGCCGCGCTACTGCACCTGCAACCAGGTGTCCTACGGCGACATGGTGGCCTGCGACAACGACGCCTGTCCCTACGAGTGGTTCCACTACCCCTGCGTGGGCATCACGCAGCCGCCGAAGGGCAAGTGGTTCTGTCCCAAGTGCACCGCCTCCATGCGACGGCGCGGCAACAGGAAGAACTGAGGATTGGATGCGCTGCTGGGCAAACTGGAATCGTTGGCTTAATGGCTGGGGTCCTCTTCAAAAAACAAATCGGTATTCTTTCAAAACCATATTGATAGACCTTAAAATGGAACAGGAATGAAAAAGgttacttaaataaaacattcagGGCTGGTTTCTCCACTGCCCTTCTCAGcgaaataaaaacactttgttgtcatttaaatgtaattaaggCAGAAAGATAAATACTAGATAAATAGTACTTAAAATGCTCgattctaaatatatatttaaatcttacATATTTGTGCGCACTCCGAAAACTATCGCATAAAGTGCGCGCAATCAATAGGAGCTTCGGAAATCATCGGATGAGTGCACTCCGAAAATGGTAAATACGTCGGCGTTTCGCCACCACGACTGGTCACACTGGCAAGAAAAAAGCAtcgaaagaaagaaaattccCAGCGTCATTTGTGCAGCAATTTTGGTAAACAATAAACAGAGCTCGAGGAAAACGGGAAACTGCGATTTGGAGCCCACAATTCGACGCAGATCGGTTCGAGAAACGGCCTCAAGATTGGCAAGATACGCAAGAGCAAGAAAATGAGCTACAACGAGAAATCGGAGGCCATCACCAAGGAGGAGTGGCTGCAGCGCCTGGAGCAGTTTCCCTTCAAGCAGGCGGACATGAATCGCCTGATCATGAACTACTTGGTCACAGGTGAGCAGAGTCCCATCTAGTGTGCCCTGACAATCAGCTAAATCCGTGTGGAAATCTCTTTAACAGAGGGCTTCAAAGAGGCCGCCGAAAAGTTCCAGCACGAGGCGGATCTGGAGCCCAGTGTGGAGCTGAGCAGTTTGGACGAGCGCATACTCATCCGCGAGGCGGTCCAGGCCGGGCGCATTGAGGAGGCCACCCAGCTGGTCAATCAGCTGCATCCGGAGCTCCTCGGCAGCGATCGCTATCTGTTCTTCcacctgcagcagctgcagctcaTCGAGCTGATTCGCGCCGGAAAGGTGGAGGAGGCATTGGCCTTCGCCCAGAGCAAGCTGTCGGAGTCCGGCGAGGAGGCCATGTTCGAGCTGGAGCGCACACTGGCCCTGCTCGCCTTCGAGAAGCCGCAGGAGAGCCCCTTCGCCGACCTGCTGGAGCAGTCGTACCGCCAGAAGATCGCCAGCGAGCTTAATTCGGCCATTCTGCGGTGCGAGCACAGCGAGGACTCCACGCCCAAGATGATGTTCCTGCTCAAGCTGATCTTGTGGGCCCAGTCCAAGCTGGACAGCCGCTCCATCAGCTATCCCAAGATGAAGAACCTGGAGACGGCGCACCTGGAGCCGAAGTAAAAGGGAATTGAATGTGGAAGGGACGTAAGGAGGCAGCTGCAGCGCGTTTAAACTCTTGGACCGCccttcgacttcgacttcgtTTGCTAATGCTATTGCTATTGTATCTCTTTTTAataagtatgtatgtatgtatgctgGATGTTCGCAGTGATTATTAAATAAGTAGCCGGAAAAAGACTGCTTCCCAGCTTCTCAGCCCTCTCACCAGCCGAATATGAGGTCCATGGCCTTGTTCATCAGGCCGGAGCTCTTCTGGGGCACCTCCTTTGAGGGCGAGATGGTGTTTCCGTCGCGGGCCAGCTTGTACGACTGCTGGGCAAACGGACGCACCGCGGTGGGGCTGCTGGCTATTGCGTCCGAtgcattggcattggccaGGCCGCTGCTGTTCTCTTTGTCGATCACCGAGCGCTCCGTGCAgcgggccacgcccaccatcACATTGCCGGCGATCACCTTGTGGTTGTAGTTCAGCGCCTTGTCGCTCTCGATGCGCGAGGAGAACCGCACGTGCATCCAGTTGCCGTTCTGGGGGGCATGCACCACGTCCACGATGATGCCGCACAGGGTAAAGTGCTGCAGCACCATGGAGCTGGCCCCGGGCGAGAAGCCGAAGATGGTGACCCAGAAGTCGGCTAGGCGGGAGTTGCCCGATGGTGTTGCGCCTGCTCCTCCTACTCCCACTCCTGCTCCTCCTACTGCTCCTGGTGAGGCGATGGAGCCCAGGGGCGAGTACATGGCCCGCATGGAGGCATTGATGCCATTGGGTGGCCCGGGTGCAAACGAATCGTTGGTCTGGTAGCTTTGGTAGCTCTGGTTGGGTGACTGCACCTGCAGCATGCTCAACTGATGGTTGCGCTGCTGCGGCGTGGCGTTCGTTTCCCGCAGCGAATCGAAGAGGCCCTGGGTGGGCGGTCCCGCCTGGTGGTGGCTCAATGTGTGCGCGTGGCTAGGCGTGGCACTGCCTCCGACTGCAGGCTGGGAGAGATTGTGGGCgccgccagcagcagcagcggcagattGGGCGCCAAACAGTGTGCGGGTGTTCAGGGCGGAGCGGTTGAACTCGTGCGGACTGCTGCCGCCGGGGGAAGTGGCTGTGGATGGTATAGACAAGACAATTGAATTCAGACCCTGGCGCACCCAGATTATCCAGTTATCCAGCAGACTCACCAAAACTAACATTATAGCGGCCGGTCTTCGGCGACAGCGTGTTCTTGTGCGGCGTCAGGCCTTGGGGATCGCCCAGGAGGAAGGGCGGCAGGTACTGGCTCTGGTTCGAGCCGGGGCTGTTGACCGGACTGCCCAGCGTCATGGGTTCCATGGTAAAAAGTTGTCTAAAAATgcgctttttaaaaaataacaaaggaaacaatttcaatttttaataaagacGCCACAGCTGTATGGACTGAGTGTGACCAGGCACTGACTAGTTTAAGTTCCCCCACTCTCGTTATTTTGCCTAGGTATTTGACAGCCCCATATGGGGGCAGGCATATTTCAGCCACCCCGAAACGGTCACTCTAGCGGCCACTTTCAACAACTGCAGTTCGCGTCGCgtctttcccttttttttttttaactcctGGCATTTTATATTCCGTAGTTTCGTGTCGCGCGTGATTGACAACCGAGAAAATACCGTGTGCGCGTACGGTGTGtcaacaacaagaaaaacgTAGTTGGAAATATACTTTGACAACAACAATTCCAAGggacaagcagcagcagcgccagcGAGTATACGAAAGGCAGGACCTTCGCAACCAGTTAAAAGGATCGAGAGACCTGACCAACGGGATACAGGGTGCCATGTGGAGTCCGACGCACTGCAGTGTAACGGGTGAGTGGGAGCAAGAAGCGGAGAACAGGGGACAACCGTTTTTTACGGCGAATAAATCgcattaaaacttaaactcGTTtgccgtgtgtgtgtgtttgtgtgtgggcCTGCATTGGTGTGTGCTTAAAATATTGTCATGACAGATTTGTTGTTGTATCCGTAGGTAGAGCTATTCGAAATTTCACTTTCTCCCCCGCGCGCTCTCTAACTTTTAGCTCGCTCGCTCTCTTTGTGTTTTCCTGATTTCAGCGATTTTTTATCAGACATTTTACCTGTTCAGGCTGATAAGATAATTCCATTCTTACTCATCGCTAGGAAATTGCTAATGTTTGGTGGGCCGCCCCCCTCCATCTGCGCCGCTGTCTTTTAACTCTGCCCCTCTCGCATTCTTGCACTCGCGCCCATGGTGGCGCTTGTTTTGGGGCCTCTTGTTTTGCcattgttttcgttttcttcAGGGCTGAATGTCAATGAGAAATCGCAAATTCCAATTCGTGACAAAACACAAAGCGCGCTGTTCCCACTTGGGCCCTGCCAATTGGCaattatgaaaacaaataacgAGTAATTACTAATTACAGTCAACTTTCCTAAATGTATCGAGGTATCTGGTACTTTATCTTGGTAGATAATGGTTCAATATGTAGAGGATCGACTGTAAGCAAGTCgctctctgtgtgtgtgagtggttTGTTTAAATGGCCAAAGTCAAAATGAGTCACAAATAACGAATCGTGAATCCAAAGCTCTATGGAATGTGCACACAAATCAAGAAGATAAACACAGTGGCTTCAAAGATACCTATATAGAGATGGAGATTGCCCCTTCCACCTTGAACTTGCCCCGCTATCAGCTCGTACGTTCTTTATTCCACTTGTCTCctcatttattttgcatatttgcaCAGCGCCCAATGTTTTATTCCGGCGATTAAAAGTCAGAGCTAGAGCCAGAGTGTTTACGTCACGGCGAATGAACAAACAAATCATCGCCGTGTCTCTCCCAAATTCGccttgtttgcttttttgtcAATATTTGCCAATTTCTTGATGATAATATATATGTGGAATATGAGGTGAGCGCACACGCTTCGGAAACAGCTGTTTTCGCTGCTGTTCTCAGGTGCTGTCTGTTCCTACCCTTTGGAACGAAACCATGTTCCCATACAGagtgaaaaattattattattata comes from the Drosophila gunungcola strain Sukarami unplaced genomic scaffold, Dgunungcola_SK_2 000066F, whole genome shotgun sequence genome and includes:
- the LOC128264315 gene encoding glucose-induced degradation protein 8-B homolog produces the protein MSYNEKSEAITKEEWLQRLEQFPFKQADMNRLIMNYLVTEGFKEAAEKFQHEADLEPSVELSSLDERILIREAVQAGRIEEATQLVNQLHPELLGSDRYLFFHLQQLQLIELIRAGKVEEALAFAQSKLSESGEEAMFELERTLALLAFEKPQESPFADLLEQSYRQKIASELNSAILRCEHSEDSTPKMMFLLKLILWAQSKLDSRSISYPKMKNLETAHLEPK
- the LOC128264352 gene encoding inhibitor of growth protein 3, with amino-acid sequence MLYLEDYLEMIEHLPQELRDRFTEMRELDLAVQNNMDSLDKKAHLFFKQCKRDELQHESMDTEFHSLRGEYFKVMEDADEKVAIATQIHELVERYLRRLDSELFKFKCELEADNNGITEILERRSLELDGNSTAATALLLSMNQKENRYFGASSANSLVNSSAGGHGVPSGPSATGSSSAIALVSGATGSGSGALASISTAQLSSSQRHRKLEKRRETICTVPVQEKRANLNQSLPVVTTAPVLASSSSSASAAPGALASVTAAQSQASNHIGSLATTHLSLSVSVGVSVGVAGGSGNLPGSSSSMAAGTGSLVRQLPTNLAHSVLSSTGGAVTAAGGVAGGTGATPVVTGATAGHGHGGGATVTYNLQQLGGGAAASSAIAAAASQAIVATQQMQQGRRTASLKASYEAIHGTAGTTAEFWSQAGQGGGLPQSAGGAVAVAAGTALTTSGAAGGGAGTGGSHHSHHSQSHHSSSSSSHGHGHGHGHGHGHGHGHGHHSSGSGHGSGHHHQEKKQKKKLTTALAVPSSLAVQPLAGSSSGNSIGSASSSMSVESVDMLSTAMAAAAAAASTNLSTGGLPHGTLTMAGGGAAPGAGLTTANAAGSVTGVAAMTLPTNNSSTASATATMPPGTSLIINENGLMVEQTNEGEWSYDPNEPRYCTCNQVSYGDMVACDNDACPYEWFHYPCVGITQPPKGKWFCPKCTASMRRRGNRKN
- the LOC128264313 gene encoding nucleoporin Nup35, which codes for MEPMTLGSPVNSPGSNQSQYLPPFLLGDPQGLTPHKNTLSPKTGRYNVSFATSPGGSSPHEFNRSALNTRTLFGAQSAAAAAGGAHNLSQPAVGGSATPSHAHTLSHHQAGPPTQGLFDSLRETNATPQQRNHQLSMLQVQSPNQSYQSYQTNDSFAPGPPNGINASMRAMYSPLGSIASPGAVGGAGVGVGGAGATPSGNSRLADFWVTIFGFSPGASSMVLQHFTLCGIIVDVVHAPQNGNWMHVRFSSRIESDKALNYNHKVIAGNVMVGVARCTERSVIDKENSSGLANANASDAIASSPTAVRPFAQQSYKLARDGNTISPSKEVPQKSSGLMNKAMDLIFGW